CAGGGGACAGGATTCCCTCTGCTCACGCCGATGCCTGCTGAATGACTAATCGGTTTATGGTGATCCTGGCTTGAAAGGTTACTGCTGAACAGTAAGAAAAGCAGTATGGGCAGCCTAGACTAACGAGTGACAACTTAAAATCTTAAATTGAAGTTGTGTTAGTGAATATATAATTTAAGATCCGAAAGCTCATACAGGATCAACTTACCATAAACTAGTTCTTAAGTGTTGAATTTTCTTTAGATATCAGAGCAAGAATGGTGTGTATGCATATATTAAAAAGCTAATGCACTTTCCCTTGTATAAAAACAGTGGTATACATAATCCTTTCTATGGCCATTGGATTTCTTTCCTTCTATGCTGTAAATATGGATTGTATTATGAAACACTATGGAAATTTGTGGTGCAATACATTTTGGATCAAAACCCTAatcttgatttctttctttttatagttCTGGTTATCTCCCCTGGGATGCTATAGCTATTTAAAATTGAGAGATTTTAAAGCATGGAACAAACCCCCCCTTCTGCCCAGGGTAAGAACGCAGGTGTCAGCCAGGTCCTTAAGGGCCCTGTTTCTCTCAGGGACTTAGGCCAGGAATAAGGCGAGTGTTGCTGCCTCCTGAAATCTTCTCACCAGggttagctgctgctgctgctgcactcttagcagctgagaaaagcaaaGACTGGCTGGAGCAGGACCTCCCTGAGCAGCTGCTTCGCTTGGGAGCGCGCTCGTTTGTGCCAAAAGGCGGGCTCCTTCCAGGCAGatcacccagcccagccccagggacgcCGTACAGCCCCAGCGCTCACGCCCAGGGCCCTGGAGCTGATGGTGGAGACAGCTTTGGTAGAGACGGTTTGACTAGCTGTGTCCCTCTGTCAGGACGTATCAAGGATAACACCTCCCTGCATACTGCCTCCAAGCAAGCAGCTCCTTTTGTTATACTTAAGTCCTGCAGAAGGTGAGGATGCACTAATACATACATAAGTTAATAAGTTCCGAAGATCTGGACTTTCTAGGATGGAcaagaatataaaaatcaaacTCTGGGTGATCATGTATTATATTCACAGAATCTTAGAAGCCTTGATTGGAACAGCTGAGCTTGGTCTCCCTCCCTAGAGCCAGCATAGCTGGATTTGAGGACGAACTCTGTAAACAGTTGGAGTTAAGAGCATTCCTGCACAGGGGGACGCTTAGCTTAGAATTGGTGTATTGCTGGCCTGCTTTTAAGTGTCAGATTCCTGTTTAGCAAAAAATAAGTTACTTAACTCTTGTGATCCAAGAACTTTATTGATGCAGCAGGCACTTTACACTGAAACCAACCCCACAGTCCAATTAGTCCTTCGACCATACATACAAAACCGTCTTTTTAATAAACGCGTCTCCTGCCCGTAAGCTGTCAGGATCTTGCATCTGCCTAGGCCATCGCTACCTCTTAAATAAGCAGCACACACAGGATCTTTTATCACCACGCATCGCTAAAGCAGCATCTGAAAATACCTGTTCTCTTACAGTAATAGGAGGCAGGAGTCTGCCTTTAAAGAAGGGATCAGGAGAATGTCTTGGCTCCTGTATTTGATAGTCGGAATATGCAGGAATACCTTTACTCTTCCCCCACCTTTAGGGTTAAAAGCATTCCAAGAGGAGGTTTCCATAGTATTTCAGTAGATTGCAATCTCTAAGATGGACCAGTGTCAGTTCAGCTACTTCCCTCTTCTGAGTCCAAAACTGATCGTCGTCTTGGTTCAAGTTAATAGTCTTTTAAACAGTCTTTCTTGCTGTAAGAACTCTTACTATGGAACCGAGTCCACCTACTGCTAACGCCTGTGGGGACGGGAAAAGGAGAGGTGTTACACAGAGTCACTGCGTCACGCGCAAAAGGTAACTTCAAAGAACAAGCAATTAAGTGTTTAATAACAGAGGAGTATATGGCTCTTCTTCAAAAACTTACTTTTCACACACAGGCAGCTTGGGCCATTCCACCTCATTCTACCCCTTTTTGCTCtcaaatctttaaaatacataattgGGGAAAATCTATTTGTTCTTTCTAGCACATGCAGACATTAAAGACACTTAAAGTCATTTCACTTAGGTACTAAACTGCATGTGGCAGTGTCAGGTCTCTGTGACAAGACGGCATTGTCCCACCAGCCTGCAAGGCGGCAGCGGGGGTTCTCTGGGTACAAAGCACTCGCAGGGGCTGGTTCGCTCACGCAGCCCCACACCACAACACAACCCGTTACGCTGGCTGCTGCCACCAGAGTGGGAAATACAGTCCTCGGGTCGTTCCACCTCTTCGTGTCTCGGCAGGTGCCTTCTGCCCTGCGGTGACAAGGTCTGCATTCGCACACTGACTGCTCTTGCAGGGTGTGCTCCGAAGGATTTAGGGCAACAGTTAAAAGGCTAATGGGGAGGCTGAGACCTGAACTCTGATCTTGGGAAGTTTGTGCCTCACTTCCCCTCTGTAAATATAGATGAGAGTGATCTTTGCCTTAAATTATTGCAGTACATACATAGTAATATTCTATAAATGCACTCCATAACATAAGACCAAGggtaaacaaaaccaaatacaatAATTTAGTAACCCATACACTACTAAGTCTGAAGGGAAAATTACATTCTCCAAAATCTAACTGTCTTTTGGATCTAGAGAAGGATACCAGTGTCGCATGTCGTTGACGATGCAGAATGTCTCACCTCCCATATCCCTGGATAGGAAAGGAGGAAGGGCTCGCTTCAGTTTCATTTGCATCCCTTGATATGAATAACATATCCTTCTAAAGTCTATAACATGATGGATGTgattgtgaaaaaataaatattaaagttGCAGACACAATTCAGATTCAGCCCAGTGGCTATTGCAATGTTTGAAATGAGAACAATGATAAGAGGATGAGACACCTCACTGTCGTCACAAAGCGTCCGCTCGGAGCAGAACCTGCACGCGCTGCCCGCATGTAAACGTTCCTGAGTTACCAGACCTGATACAAGCAGGGACGACAGCCCTTTTCCAGCAGACAGACTGGTACCACTGCTGAGCAGCTGACTCCTCTCTGAGCAAGCCACACGTCCTACCGGTACTGCCGAAACGCAGAACACAAGCAAGGTGTAAACCCTGCCCAGCCCACTGCAGACCTGCCTCGTTCCTTTCAAAACAAAGAGGACGAGATGCTTTACGTGTGCCTACATGCTCTGAGCGCTGCCATCCTTCCAGTCAGGGCAGTGTTGTGTAACATGGTGCACTGGGAGCACCCACCCCTGGTTACCTGAAAATAGTCTCCAGtggaaacaacaggaaaaaaaaccccaaacaaccaagcAGAAACATGTTCTTTGCTGTCCTGAGaaattccctcctcctcccctgtccAGGTTCTGCAAAGCCGGTGACAGCTGCCAATAGCTGGTCACCCTACGCAAGTTCTGTCTTTGCGTATCACAGGAAAAATCCCGTACTTTGTGAAAATGACACCAGCAGCCGGCTGCACTGCTACCGCACGGGCGGCACGGGGAGCTGCAGCATTCCCGGGGATCGTTTTTCCTAGGAGGAGCAGTGACAGCCAGTGCTGCAGCTaaaaccctgcagctggggaggattTCACTCGGATTCCTGCCTGGAGCGGTGGCACTGAGCAGCTGCTCCGCGTGCCCCATCCCTCGCAGAGAGGGAACGTTCAGCTGCCAGCTGACAAACACATCCTGCCCTCCCTGGCTCACAACGGGCAGGTCACGGGAACACGAGAGGACCACTCCTGCACAAACCAAACAGGTTTGCTAAATCCTGTTGCGAAGCTGTGACACAAACGCTGCTAGCAGCACTTGGCTGATGAAAACTGCCGGGCTGGCTGGTCTCCGAGGGGCCCTTCCACCCCTCCCCTCATGATTCTGTACACGAGGCCTGAGCCAGCCCGAGCACCCTTGGCCGAACACTCGGCCTCAAAGGAACGCCACGAGCCGTGCCATTCAACCGCAGCTCCGCTCCCAGCCCCTTCTCCGCAGTGGGGCCACCGCACTCATCAGACATAGAAGGCACGATGCTTCCTCCAGTacgccctgcccctgcccctcgTCTCTCCCCCCTGCTGAGGGCAAGGTCTGAAATACAGGCAAAGGCTTAACGAGTCCGAGCTCAACGAGACCAGAGATAAAAGGGAATACCAGGACGAGCCCCCTGCCATCGTCTGCTGCTCTTGTGGGGGCTCTGTGGAGTGTGGCTGAGCCAAGCGAGCACCAAATACGTACCTTTTCATGCCACTGAAGTAATATTGCACTGCTATTTTCTGTTGGCTTTTCAAATCCTTTATAAATGTACTTCATTAACAAGTCAACGCCATTTCTGTCTAAGGAATTCACTGCTTGTTctatttcactgcttttaaaagaCGTGAGGACTTTAAGCATGGTTCCCTGGGCCTGCTCCTGCGAAGACAAGGAAAGGGGAATAACATGAGAACAGCAAAGCTGGAAACGATCCCGAGATTTGTGCTGGACACAGTACGCCCGGAGGGCCCGTGGCTACGCTAAAGGCTGGCTTATTTCTGCGACCGGCTGTGAGCGTTCTTCACTGCAGGTTTCAGGAGCGAGAGAAGGAGGGGGTGAACACGGGGGATCACCCGCGCAGCCACACGGCCCACGGCTGGACCGCTCGTCAGCAGCCCGGGGGCTGGGCGGCGCTCGGGGGTCCCGGCCCAGCCACCCGGCGCCCCTCGGGAGCCCCCCGCCCCGTTACCTTCATCGCCTGGCTCTTGGCGTTGGCCGGGGAGCTCCGAATGGCGGTGTGGAAGGCCCGCAGCGCGTCCCCTGTGCGGCGCGGGAGTCAAGGACTCAAACGGCCCCTCAGCGGCCCCGGTACCACCGGCGCCTCCGCGCACCGGTGGAGGAGCCGGTTGGCGCGTACCGACCCCGCGGCCCCcgcggcgggggaggaggggacagcgCCCGGCGGGACGCTTCGCCCGCCCTCGCCGCCCGGGGCGACTGGGACGGGGTGTCCGGCTACCGGCGCCCGCTCCTGGCGGGGCCGCGGGCCCGGGGGGACGCCGGGCCGGGCCcacccctcccgctccccccggcccaaAGGATATCGCCTCAGCAGCGCCTCCACCTCCGGGCCGGCGTcgggctcggccgccgccgcctcctcgggcTCCTCCACGAACCGGTTCTCGTCGTACTGGTCGATGTCGAGGCGGCGGAAGCGCGAGGAGAGGGTGCTGCGCGCCATGCCGGCACCGGCACCCACCGGAACCGgaaacacccccccgccccaccggaACCGGAATCCGCCGCCACAGCCCCGCCCCGGGGAGCAgaggccgggggggccgggcctTCCATTCGCCCCGGGAGGGCGAACACACGAACACCATCCCacccccctcggagggggctcaCGTACGATAcgactttattaaaaatacaaagtatctgaaaaaaaatcagaacaatcaTTTTAATGTACAAATTCAATCGCTGTAGCaggtttgtgtatttttaaactgtatttttaaacaaaaaaaaaaaaaagggtgggggtgggggggaacagcCCTTCCGACACTTTATTTTTATCCACTTAAAAGAAGGCGGGCGGTGcgcccaggcagggcagcacgGCCCCTCGCGCACGCCAGCTACCGACTTTGCTGCTGAAATCTCTTAAAACCTACCAAACAAAAAGCTGAATAACACCGAGACCGAGCTGCTTCCCGGGGATCACCACTGTTAAAAGGAAAACGTTTCATCTAAACCCAGAAATATGTAAGAACTACATGCAGTAGTACAAATTTCAAGGACGTATTACAAATACTCTGAAATTAATctaggggcggggggggaaaaaaaccgaAACTTGCTACAGACACCATAATACACAATAAAtttagataatttaaaaataaaaaaggcaagaggcagcatttcagcagcaaagtGCTCAATAAAAAGTATATTGTAAAGGGACAGTACAGGGGAAGAGGGAGACAGCAGGCGGGGACGGTCTCAGAGGAAATACGGAGTGGTTGTTCTAGGAGGAATTACACGTTCTGAATCTGGAACTGCGCGGAATAGCTTTGGTTCTCTTGTATTTACATCTTTAAAGACCATGATTGATGCAATATTTCCACAGCGGTAGCAGTAATTTGGAGCAGACCATACCGTCACCAATTTCTCATCAAACATGAATTTGTAGCCTTCGTGAACCAGTTGGTGCGCTCTGCAGATGAGTTTTAAGTTGTTGATGTGAACAAACTGTAAAGGAAAGGAGGACGGTCAGGTTTCTCTGAGCGGCTCCACACCACCGCCCGCACCAGAGCCCGTGCGCAGCCCGGCCCTGACAGACACACAGGGGCCGTTGGGGGACACAGAGAAGCTTTCTCACCCAGCGCGCTGGAAAAAACTATTGGGGTTTTGAGACCTGAGCAGTGAGAGACACCTGTGAAACACAGGTGAGGAGTCTGCGCCGCCCGCAAGGCTCAGCCCTTCCTGAAGTGCTACAGAAAGGCCACGGACACGGCACAAGGACCGCACTCATAACCCAGCTCTATCAGAAGCCTGGGAAGGTCAGCGACTGTTAGCCCTGAGAAATCTGCTCACTGTTTTCCAAAGCAACAAAAATCAAGTCAagaattattaagaaaaatggcactttttttctcttaaatcccTAGAAAAGTATTCTACACAAACCCTAGTGACACTTAGTTATTCTCACTGCattatactttttaaaagcaagatcGGTGTTATCACATCTGGCAGCTGTAGTTACGCTCTTAAACATAATTTATGGCTCATTTTTTCAAGCTGGCTTGGGCAAACCTTTTCCACCACCATGACTGACTCACAGCGGCCTTACAAGGCAAGTTCACCATCTTGCAGTGGCCTCAATCCGTTCATCGCTGGGTAAATACCAAATCAAGATGAACGCTTCGGTTTGTCTCACACCTGCCATTACTTTATCTTGCATACAATGTCATCATTACCTCATTCGTCACCTTTGCGCCAAAGAGCCAGCCTGCTCCTCGCGGGCTGATCGCCCACGTATCGACATCTTCTGGATCAGACCAAACCAGGTCACAGAAAGCGCCTTTGTGAGGAATTTCCTGATTACGTTCAATGGTTCGAATTTGATCGAGTGTCTTGATGTCTGGAGAGAGGCCACCATGGACACAGAGAATCTGCTCATCTATTAACTGGAGAAAGAGAGACACGTGTGCAAAACACTCAATATTTTAATCCAGCCCAGAATGCTACCAGTGTGACCCTGAAAGGTCACTAATTCTAGCTGTCGCATTTAGACAATCTACTCGTATTTTTGTAATGTGGTGTTTACACTTACAGCTGCTATTGTGAGCATGTCAAAGACTTTGGTACAGTATCTCCAAGCATTAGCATTTCCGTATTTGGTTTGGCACTCATCTGTtaaacagagaattttttttcttcttaatggaTGAGAAGCATTCAGACAGTAAGATCAGAGGCAAACGCAGCACAACTCAGCAATCAGACGTGTAACAAACCCCCCACCAGGAGCCGGGCTGGGCAGTGGGTGGGATGCCCAGGGTCGTACCCGCTGGCCTCTGCTCAGCGAGCGACACACCAGCGGTGCAGAGAACGCAGCGTCTCGTGCAACATGGCTGGCGACGCTTTCGCTGCTTCCCACCACTGGCCGGCCGGGAGCTGGCTCTTGACCAGACCAGAGCTTAAATGAGCAAGTTTTATACAGGAAAATTGAGGCAGAAAGCATGAACCGGCCAGGGCTAGCGGAAGATATTCTTACCACAAACGGGAGTTACAGTAGCTTTGTTTAAAGCTACACGAAGGTGGCAATAAACCTGACGGGCAGGCGTTTCTTAAGCGACCTGTGAACATTTGTAGTTGCTCTTGTTGACACATTATCCAAAAGAAAGTATGTTACAGACCATATTCTTTGAGGCAGGTGTTGGACACTTTCCAGGATTTCCTCAGGTTTTATCAAAGCCTCACACAAAAACAAAGAAGTTTCCAAGCAATTTAATTCCCTCAATTTTTCAAACAGTTGTTCTGCTGCTTATTTCTTGCCGGTGGCATTTTCCCAGATGCTCACGGTTGACAATAAATGACCTCCACAGCAAACTCTACCTGTGACACTGATTTTTAGTTACACTGAAACTTAAGGGGAATTACAGTAACATTATGATTTTGTGTAGAACCTTTCGCTACAAGATCCCAAAGCACATTCTGTATAAATACATGCTCTGACTCTGTCTTGGAAATGGAATGTGgcaccaaaaaacaaacagaaaaccagatGCTGGAGGAAAAGAACAGCGAGATCTGGACTAAAACACGTCCTACTTCAGGACCACAATGGTCACGTTAACAAATGATAACACCGAAGTTCCACTGAGCCCACTTCCCGCCCAGTCCCAGGAAAGCCCCCGGTGGTGCCGCATTCATAACAGGTCTCCCAAGGGAAAGATTCCGGACTCATTTGTTACGCGTTACCCCCATTCAGAAATTGTTTGGATAAAAACTTACCATAAAATCCATACACTTGTGTTATCTGCCTGCTTTCATGATTGCCCCGTAACAGTGTGATACGATCAGGCCACTTAGCTTTTAGTGCAAGAAGGTAAGTGAAAGTCTCAAGACTATAATAACCTCTATCTACAAAGTCACCCTGCAagtcaaagaaatatttgtaaatgcaGAAACAgtcaaatggaaaaatacaaagcGATACATCCATTTTAAATTTCTCACAGTGCATAAAGACAACCTAACGCTGAAGGGAAGCTAGGATCTGCTTGGATCTATAAGAACATGTTCGTTGTTCACTCGGAGTTTCAGCTTCGAACTGGCCACCGCACTCACCCGGAGCTGCCCTGACACACGACCCGatgggccctggggacagcctgcgCTACGGCCACGTGCTGCTGCGCCACGGCACAGCTCAGCCAGGCTGGCACcgcactcctcctcctctgttgctgTACACCAGTAACTCGTGCTTTACTcgcagaatggttagagttggaagggaccttaaagcccacccagtcccaccccctgccctgggcagggacacctcccaccagcccaggttgctccaagccccggccaacctggccttgaacccctccagggatggggcagccacagcttctctgggcaacctgggccaggggctcaccaccctcacagcaaagaatttcttcctaatatctcatctaaatcccctctcttccagtttaaaaccattccctctggtcccgtggctcccctccctgatccagagtccctccccagctttcctagACCCCCTTTAGGGACgggaaggggctcaaaggtctccccagagccttctccaggctgaagaaccccaactctcagcaaaaccaaataataacactcaacaaaataaaacccgTACGCCATaaccaaacagcaaaagcaaacacaACACTCACTGGCAAAGTGAAACTCAATAACTATACCAGGATTTAAATTTTAAGCTAATTTTTAAACACCCATCGAGCGAGTGGGGCAAGCGCAGCCCGCACGTACCATGAAGATGTAGTTGGTGTCGGGGACCTGCCCGCCGGTCCGGAACAGCTCGCACAGATCGTAGAACTGCGGAGGGAAGCAGAGACGTGAGGGCGGCGGGCACCGGCAGGCACCGGGGCCGGGCACGGCCCGGGCGGGCGAAGCAGGGCGGCCCTGCGGTCTGCCGGCGGGGCCGCCACCCGTTACCTGCCCGTGGATGTCCCCGCAGACGGTGACGGGCGTGGAGACGGGCTGGACGTTGgactcctccagcagcaggtcGCACACATAGTCGCAGAGGCGCTGCGGGAGAGGAGCGGGTCAGCGCCGGCCCGGGCCcaccccgcgcccccgccccgccgcccgccgcggccgcACCTTGAGGTCGTTCTCGGGCAGGTACTTGCAGAGCCGCGCGATCTCCACGTACTTGTCCAGGTCCAGCGGCGCCATCTTGGGACGGCGGCTCGGAGCCGGAAGCGGGTCCCGGCACTTCCGGGGAGCGGCGCGGGCCGCCGACGCCAGCGGAAGCCGGCGGGACTTCCGGCGGGCGCGGGACGGAAGGCGAGAGCCGCTTCCGCCCGGGGCTGCGTCCGCTGAGCGCGGCgtggcgcggcccggcccggcccgccatGGGCCCACGGGCGCTGCCGCTGCTGGAGCCGGGGCGCCGCCCGCAGCCGGGCAAGTGGTGAGCGGGGGaggagcgcggcccggcccggcacaTCTCGCCCCGCCGTGGCTGAGCGCTGCTCTCGCTTCCCGCAGGTACCGGCTGTCGCCGCGCGGGGACCGGCCCTGCGGGCGCGTGGGCCATGGCTGCCTCTTCCTGCCGGGCGGCGGGACCGGCCGCGTCCTCCTCTTGGGCGGCGCCGACCCCGCCGCCGCCTTCGCGGACGCCCACTTCGTGGAGCTGGGTgagggctgggccgggccgggccggggggcggcgggggcgcggggccgccggACCGCTACCGACCGCGCTCTCCGCCGCCCGCAGGCGCGCACCGCTGGGCCGCCGCCGGCTGGAGCGGGCTGCGGCCTCGCTACGAGCATGCCACCTTcctgcccgccgcctcccccccgcgcCTCTGGGTCTTCGGCGGCGCCCACCCGGCGGGGAACCGGAGCTGCGTCCAGGTGCTGGACCCGGGTGAGTCCCCGAGGGGCGGCTCAGGCAACCGTGGCTCCCCTCCAGGCTCGGCCTCGGTGCTCACCCCACCGGCGCTGCAGGTGCAGAGCTGCGGGGACACAGCCGTGCCGGGACGGGGGGCAGCTGCTTCCATGGCGGTTGTCATTCGGGAAGGGGAGTGGAGCCTGGCTGCTGTTACCTTGTTGATTACTTTGTTAACCAAATGTCTTAGAAATAGGAACCTGGGAGAGTCCTGAAGTGAGTGGTGTGCAGCCGCTGCCCAGGACCTTTCACACCTCCTCAGCAGCTGTAGGAGACTGTCTGTATGTGTTCGGAGGGGGAGATAAAGGAGCAGAACCGGTCCAAGACCAGCGGCTTCACGTGTTTGACACAGGTACCTCTGGGTGCATGAATTGCTCTTCTGTCAAACGGTGGAATCCATCCATTGCTGAACAGGAGGTCTGCGACTCAGATTCAGTCAAAGCCATGGAAGTGTTGGGCCCCTGCTTTGGCTACAAGTCTAAATGGATGGGTGGATGTTCCTTGCTGTTGACATACACTTATTTTTATGTAGTCACTGGGACTTTGGGCCAAAATGGCAGTGTAAAGCTCTGGGCTGAGAAACTCATGAGAGATGGGAATGGTTTTGTCCCATTTGCCCAACAACTGATTCCTTTCCCTGATGGCATCGCCGTGTGCTGCTCGTGTACTGCCAGAGCTGTCCCGTTCATCCTTGCAGCCCTGTGTGCACAAGAAAGGGTTTGCTTTCCAGTTTGAATTAATCTTTCCCGCTACTGTGTGACCCAAAGAGCACTCAGAGCTCCATCAGGAAGCTTGGTGTGGCATTAACTCTGACCCCACTGGAGGTGCTTCCTTAGGAAGCCTCAGCAGGGCCCTGGGGTCACTGGTTTTAGAGCTTCCAGAGTTTTCTTCCTAATTCATGTGTGCTCCCATTTTTAGCCACCTTGACCTGGTCCCAGCCAGATACTCATGGGGATCCTCCCTCTCCTCGGCAGGGACACGTTGTGGTTGCAGTCGGGACCAAACTCTTTGTCCATGGAGGTTTGGCTGGTGATGTTTTTTACAACGATCTGTTCTGCATCGATATAAGTAAGTGTGGACATAGGTACTGTGGAGTAATAGCTGTTGTGTGATGTGTTTTGATTTTGGGGGCCTTTTTTCTAAAAGATCACTTCTTCAGTGCTTGAAGTATTACCCTATTTGTTTAAACCagcaaaacttgtgggttttttataaTGCATAACCACAgatgtgttctttttttccaatagatGACATGAGATGGGTTAAGATACCAGCCACTGGCGACATCCCGGGAGGACGGGCATCCCACTCATCAGCTGTGTTTAAGGACCACTGGTACATTTTTGGTGGAATAGGTCCAGATGGGACACTGGATACTACGTACAAGTATCACATAGGTAGGGAGACTTCTCTCA
The genomic region above belongs to Rissa tridactyla isolate bRisTri1 chromosome 14, bRisTri1.patW.cur.20221130, whole genome shotgun sequence and contains:
- the RABEPK gene encoding rab9 effector protein with kelch motifs gives rise to the protein MGPRALPLLEPGRRPQPGKWYRLSPRGDRPCGRVGHGCLFLPGGGTGRVLLLGGADPAAAFADAHFVELGAHRWAAAGWSGLRPRYEHATFLPAASPPRLWVFGGAHPAGNRSCVQVLDPEIGTWESPEVSGVQPLPRTFHTSSAAVGDCLYVFGGGDKGAEPVQDQRLHVFDTATLTWSQPDTHGDPPSPRQGHVVVAVGTKLFVHGGLAGDVFYNDLFCIDINDMRWVKIPATGDIPGGRASHSSAVFKDHWYIFGGIGPDGTLDTTYKYHIEKQQWTLLQFESPLPAGRLDHAMCVIPWRAGTSGDVGAVTWEGEAGQESTVASGDTAEPQQGSREEEGCAEAVVMHLLLIFGGMDTQGEIYRDCVVSLIE
- the PPP6C gene encoding serine/threonine-protein phosphatase 6 catalytic subunit, which produces MAPLDLDKYVEIARLCKYLPENDLKRLCDYVCDLLLEESNVQPVSTPVTVCGDIHGQFYDLCELFRTGGQVPDTNYIFMGDFVDRGYYSLETFTYLLALKAKWPDRITLLRGNHESRQITQVYGFYDECQTKYGNANAWRYCTKVFDMLTIAALIDEQILCVHGGLSPDIKTLDQIRTIERNQEIPHKGAFCDLVWSDPEDVDTWAISPRGAGWLFGAKVTNEFVHINNLKLICRAHQLVHEGYKFMFDEKLVTVWSAPNYCYRCGNIASIMVFKDVNTREPKLFRAVPDSERVIPPRTTTPYFL
- the ARPC5L gene encoding actin-related protein 2/3 complex subunit 5-like protein isoform X1, with the translated sequence MARSTLSSRFRRLDIDQYDENRFVEEPEEAAAAEPDAGPEVEALLRRGDALRAFHTAIRSSPANAKSQAMKEQAQGTMLKVLTSFKSSEIEQAVNSLDRNGVDLLMKYIYKGFEKPTENSSAILLQWHEKALAVGGLGSIVRVLTARKTV
- the ARPC5L gene encoding actin-related protein 2/3 complex subunit 5-like protein isoform X2 — protein: MARSTLSSRFRRLDIDQYDENRFVEEPEEAAAAEPDAGPEVEALLRRGDALRAFHTAIRSSPANAKSQAMKEQAQGTMLKVLTSFKSSEIEQAVNSLDRNGVDLLMKYIYKGFEKPTENSSAILLQWHEKGYGR